One genomic region from Streptomyces sp. NBC_00457 encodes:
- a CDS encoding Rieske (2Fe-2S) protein, whose amino-acid sequence MRNPLSKIEVLEDADLLDRVAAPVRTRVHALPLGPLRDALRGRWQGHPLHPVLVQTPIGAWTSAALLDLTRGNERAARLLVAVGLAGAAPAALAGAVDFADQLPEQERVGVVHAAANTAAVALYAGSLVARSRGRSGRLLGFAGLTAATVGGYLGGHLAYRQAAGVNHSQAVPHLIDAGWHAVGDPEEFPRGSVVRRMVGEVPVLLVRDSDSPGEIHALAERCAHLSGPLSEGEISDGCVTCPWHGSTFRLSDGACVAGPSTAPQPAFDVRLSDGLVEIRLREGHAH is encoded by the coding sequence ATGCGCAATCCCCTGTCGAAGATCGAAGTCCTGGAGGACGCCGACCTGCTCGACCGTGTCGCGGCCCCCGTCCGGACGCGCGTCCACGCGCTGCCCCTCGGGCCCCTGCGGGACGCGCTGCGCGGCCGTTGGCAGGGCCACCCCCTGCACCCGGTGCTGGTGCAGACCCCCATCGGCGCCTGGACGTCCGCCGCGCTGCTCGATCTGACCCGCGGCAACGAACGCGCGGCCCGGCTGCTGGTCGCCGTCGGGCTCGCCGGCGCCGCCCCGGCCGCGCTGGCGGGGGCCGTCGACTTCGCGGACCAGCTTCCCGAGCAGGAGCGCGTGGGCGTGGTGCACGCGGCGGCGAACACCGCGGCCGTCGCCCTCTACGCCGGCTCGCTCGTGGCCCGCAGCAGGGGCCGGAGCGGTCGGCTGCTCGGCTTCGCCGGACTCACGGCCGCCACGGTCGGCGGGTATCTCGGCGGCCACCTGGCGTACCGGCAGGCCGCGGGGGTGAACCACAGCCAGGCCGTGCCGCATCTGATCGACGCGGGCTGGCACGCGGTCGGCGACCCGGAGGAGTTCCCGCGCGGCAGTGTCGTCCGGCGGATGGTCGGAGAGGTGCCCGTGCTGCTCGTACGGGACTCCGACAGCCCCGGAGAGATACACGCGCTGGCGGAGCGGTGCGCCCATCTCTCGGGCCCTCTGTCCGAGGGCGAGATCAGCGACGGATGCGTGACCTGTCCCTGGCACGGCAGCACGTTCCGGCTCTCGGACGGCGCCTGCGTGGCCGGCCCGTCCACGGCACCGCAGCCCGCCTTCGACGTACGCCTCAGCGACGGCCTGGTCGAGATCCGGCTACGGGAGGGACACGCGCATTGA
- a CDS encoding catalase → MTTHERRPADDAKQRQREAHRAPDPAGGPLTTDQGVVVDHTDDSLRVGERGPTLMEDFHFREKLTRFDHERIPERVVHARGAGAYGYFQPYQSCAEFTKAAFLQDPSVRTPVFVRFSTVQGPRGSADTVRDVRGFATKFYTSEGNYDLVGNNMPVFFIQDGIKFPDFVHAVKPEPHNEIPTGASAHDTLWDFVSLQPETLHMMMWLMSDRAIPRSYRTMQGFGVHTFRFVDAEGRGTFVKFHWTPVLGVHSLVWDEAQETQGRDPDFNRRDLWDNIAAGNYPEYELGVQLVPEEDEHSFDFDLLDATKIIPEEEIPVRPIGRMILDRNPENFFAETEQVAFHTANVVPGIDFTNDPLLQARNFSYLDTQLIRLGGPNFAQIPVNRPIVDVRTNQRDGFHQGQIHSGTSYSPNSLSGGCPVLAGAADPSAYSHLQERVDGNKIRKRSESFKDHYTQAALFFLSMSDWERQHVIDAFRFELGKVGSTQVRARTVEQLGHVHHGLAAAVAEGIGVEPPEKEDTPQPEPSPALSMTSDKLRGDGSIRTRQVAVLVADGVDAAQVGTVREVLEDGGAIVEELAFHDGTVRDSDDGRHQVDRALPTVASVLYDAVVIPGGGAPELAGDATVQRFVRDAYRHGKPVGALGSGVDLVALLEPDGLRLAGDGDSTVADRGVVTETSTGPASEVFLSQLTAAIATHRHWDRPPVRR, encoded by the coding sequence ATGACCACGCACGAACGCCGTCCCGCCGACGACGCGAAGCAGCGGCAGCGCGAAGCCCACCGCGCCCCCGACCCCGCCGGTGGCCCGCTCACCACGGATCAGGGAGTGGTGGTCGATCACACCGACGACTCTCTCCGGGTGGGTGAACGCGGCCCCACGCTGATGGAGGACTTCCACTTCCGGGAGAAGCTCACCCGCTTCGACCACGAGCGGATCCCGGAGCGCGTGGTGCATGCCCGAGGGGCCGGCGCGTACGGCTACTTCCAGCCATACCAGTCCTGTGCGGAGTTCACCAAGGCCGCCTTCCTCCAGGATCCGTCCGTGCGGACGCCGGTGTTCGTGCGCTTCTCCACCGTGCAGGGCCCGCGCGGCTCGGCGGACACGGTGCGCGACGTCCGCGGCTTCGCGACGAAGTTCTATACGTCGGAGGGCAATTACGACCTAGTCGGCAACAACATGCCGGTCTTCTTCATCCAGGACGGCATCAAGTTTCCCGACTTCGTGCATGCCGTGAAGCCCGAACCGCACAACGAGATCCCCACGGGCGCGTCCGCGCACGACACCCTCTGGGATTTCGTCTCCCTCCAGCCCGAGACCCTGCACATGATGATGTGGCTGATGTCCGACCGCGCCATTCCGCGCAGCTACCGGACGATGCAGGGCTTCGGTGTGCACACCTTCCGGTTCGTCGACGCGGAGGGCAGGGGCACGTTCGTGAAGTTCCACTGGACGCCTGTGCTGGGCGTTCACTCGCTGGTGTGGGACGAAGCGCAGGAGACGCAGGGCCGGGACCCGGACTTCAACCGCCGTGACCTGTGGGACAACATCGCGGCCGGCAACTACCCCGAATACGAACTGGGTGTGCAGCTGGTGCCGGAAGAGGACGAGCACTCCTTCGACTTCGACCTCCTGGACGCCACGAAGATCATCCCGGAGGAGGAGATCCCCGTACGGCCCATCGGGCGCATGATCCTCGACCGCAACCCGGAGAACTTCTTCGCCGAGACCGAACAGGTCGCCTTCCACACGGCCAACGTCGTGCCGGGCATCGACTTCACCAACGACCCGCTGCTCCAGGCCCGCAACTTCTCCTATCTGGACACCCAGCTGATCCGCCTGGGCGGCCCCAACTTCGCCCAGATCCCGGTCAACCGGCCGATCGTGGACGTCCGCACGAACCAGCGGGACGGCTTCCACCAGGGACAGATCCACAGCGGCACCAGTTACAGCCCCAACTCCCTGAGCGGCGGCTGCCCGGTGCTTGCCGGAGCCGCCGACCCGAGCGCGTACAGCCATCTCCAGGAACGGGTGGACGGGAACAAGATCCGCAAGCGCAGCGAGAGCTTCAAGGACCACTACACCCAGGCGGCGCTGTTCTTCCTGAGCATGTCCGACTGGGAGAGGCAGCACGTCATCGACGCCTTCCGTTTCGAACTCGGCAAGGTCGGGTCGACGCAGGTACGGGCGCGGACCGTCGAGCAACTGGGCCATGTGCACCACGGGTTGGCCGCCGCCGTGGCCGAGGGCATCGGTGTCGAGCCGCCCGAGAAGGAGGACACCCCGCAGCCGGAACCCTCCCCGGCGCTGAGCATGACGAGCGACAAACTCCGCGGCGACGGCAGTATCCGTACCCGTCAGGTCGCGGTCCTGGTCGCCGACGGCGTGGACGCGGCCCAGGTCGGCACCGTGCGGGAGGTTCTGGAGGACGGCGGTGCGATCGTCGAGGAACTGGCCTTCCACGACGGCACGGTGCGCGACAGCGACGACGGCCGGCACCAGGTCGACCGGGCGCTGCCCACGGTCGCGTCCGTGCTCTACGACGCGGTCGTCATCCCGGGCGGCGGCGCTCCCGAACTCGCCGGCGACGCCACGGTCCAACGGTTCGTACGGGACGCCTACCGGCACGGCAAGCCGGTCGGTGCCCTTGGCAGCGGCGTCGATCTGGTCGCCCTGCTGGAACCGGACGGCCTGCGCCTGGCCGGAGACGGCGACAGCACCGTGGCCGACCGCGGCGTGGTCACCGAGACGTCGACCGGGCCGGCCAGCGAGGTGTTCCTGTCGCAGCTGACCGCCGCGATCGCCACCCACCGCCACTGGGACCGCCCGCCGGTACGCCGCTGA